Part of the Cohnella candidum genome, GCCGGACGAGCTGATTTTCATCAGTTGGTTCGAAGGCGGCGAAGTGTTTCGGAGCGGACTGACGTACCGCCGCGGCCAAGGGAAGATCTTCTACTTCCGTCCCGGACACGAGACTTATCCGACGTATCGCAATCCGGAGATTTTGAAGGTCATTTCAAACGCAGTTCGGTGGGCGAAACCCGCCCGGACGGCGGCTCCGGTCTACGGAAATACTTCTCCGCTTGAGACGATTAAGGAGAAGAAATGAGCGTGCGGATTCGAATCTCGACAGCCATTGCAGCGGTGGCCGTCTCGGCTCTCGTGCTGCAGGCTTGCTCTTTTACGAAGTCTCATCCGGATGTCGTTAAAATCGGGGAAAGCGGCGGGATCGCCGAGCTGACGTCGGATCAGGCTCGGTACGAGCCGGGCAAGCCGGTCCGTCTTCAGCTTCGTTTGAAGGATGCGTCGCAAGGGGACGCCCTATTGGTGCGCTATTCCCATCTGTCGGACAATTTGAAGGAAGAGACCGTGAAGATGGACGGCGCAACCGCCTCATGGAGCTGGGAGCCGCCGAAAGACGATTACCAAGGTTATTACGTGGACGTATTTCTGAAGCATGGCGGAGATTACGTCGATCATGCCGGCATCGGCGTCGACATATCTTCGGATTGGGGGAAGTTCCCGCGGTACGGCTACTTGGCTGATTTCGGCGAAATGACCGAGGACGCGCAGAAGGCCGTGATGGATCGGCTCAACCGCCTCCATCTCAATGGCCTCCAATTTTACGATTGGCAGTCGAAGCACCATGATCCGCTCCCTATGGAAGGCGGGCAGCCGGCTTCTGACTGGACGGATATCGCCAACCGGACGATAAGCGCCCAGACCGTCAAGAGCTATATCGACGAAGCGCACGCGCGGGGCATGAAAGCGATGAATTACAACCTGCTGTTCGGGGCGAACGCGGGCTACGAGCAGGACGGAGCCAAGCAAGAATGGGGCTTGTTCAAAGATCCGGTGCATGAGGAGCAGGATCAGCACCCGCTGCCTTCCTCCTGGAAAAGCAATATTTTCTTGATGAACCCGGCGAACGAGGACTGGCAACGCTACCTGTTGGGACAGGAAAAGAAGGCGTTCGAAACCCTTGGCTTCGACGGGTACCACGTGGACCAACTCGGAGACAGGGGCGGCGTGTTCGATTATGGCGGCAATCTCGTGGATCTGCCGGCAGCCTATCGAAGCTTCCTTGAAGCAGCGAAGAAGGATCTCCACGTGGATTACGTCATGAATGCCGTCAATCAGTTCGGCCAGCAGGAAATTGCGAAGTCGCCCGTGAAGTTTCTGTACACCGAAGTATGGATGAACGAGATGCAGGATCTGAAAGACGTCATCGACCAGAACGGCATGCTGAGCCAGCATCGGAAGAACACCGTCGTCGCCGCTTACATGAATTACGATTTGGCGGACGGTCCCGGGCAATTCAACGCGCCGGGCGTGCTGCTGGCGGACGCCGCGATCTTCGCGGCCGGCGGCTCCCATCTCGAGGCGGGCGAGGGCTTGCTCGCGAAGGAGTACTTCCCGAACCGCAACCTGGCCGTCCCGGATGCGCTGTGGCGGCAGCTGCAGCACTATTACGATTTCCTGACCGCCTACGAGAATCTGCTTCGCGACGGCGCGACCGAAGCTGCGCAGCCGCTTAAAGCAGTTGAGGGACCGCCGCTTTCCGACAACCCGGAGACCGGCAAACTCTGGGCGTTCGCCAAGGACAAAGGGGACACGAGCATCGTCCACTTGATCAACCTGACGAACGCGGATTCAACGCAATGGAAGGATGCCAAGGGAACGCAGCCGGAGCCGGCCATGCTTCAAGGGTTGAAATACCGCCTCCAGCCGAAAGAAGGCAAGAAAGTGAAGCGGATCTGGCTGGCCACTCCGGATCTGTACGGCGGTTCTCCGATTCCGCTATCCTTCAAGAAAGACGGAGAAGCCATGGATATCGAGGTCCCGAACCTCAAATATTGGGATATGATCGTCATCGAATACGAATAAGAAGGTGCATGCCAATCATGACAGACATTCGCAAGTCCTGGTGGAAGGAAAGCGTCGTTTACCAGATTTACCCTCGCAGCTTTCAAGACAGTAACGGAGACGGAATCGGCGACATTCCGGGCATCATTTCTCGGCTCGACTATTTGCATAATCTTGGGGTAGACGTCATTTGGCTGTCGCCCGTGTACCGTTCCCCGAATGACGATAACGGCTACGATATCAGCGATTACCAGGCGATCATGGACGAATTCGGCACGATGGAAGATTGGGAAGCGCTGCTGAAAGGGCTGCACGACCGGGGCATGAAGCTGATGATGGATCTCGTCGTCAACCATACGTCCGACGAGCACGCCTGGTTTGTGGAGTCGCGCAAGTCCAAGGACAATGCGTACCGAGACTATTACATTTGGCGTCCGGGCAAGGACGACGGGCGGGAACCGAACAACTGGGTGTCGTTCTTCAGCGGCTCAGCTTGGCAATACGACGAAGCGACGGATGAATACTTCCTGCATCTTTTCAGCAAGAAGCAGCCCGACCTGAATTGGGAAAACCCGAAGGTTCGGCAAGAGGTGTACGACATGATGACGTGGTGGCTGGAGAAAGGCGTGGACGGCTTCCGGATGGACGTCATCAACCTGATCTCCAAAACGGAAGGGCTGCCGAGCGTCGGGAACGACCGCTATGCGTGGGGCGGCGATCATTTCATGAACGGCCCCAAGGTTCACGAGTATTTGCGCGAGATGAACGAGCGGGTATTGTCCAAGTTCGACACGATCACCGTCGGCGAAGCGCCGGGGGCATCGCCCGAGGAGGCGATCCGTTACGCCAATCTGGACGGTTCGGAGCTCAACATGGTGTTCCAGTTCGAGCATATGGACCTCGATTCCGGAGCGGGCGGCAAATGGGATCTGCGGCCGTGGCGGCTGGCGGATTTGAAAGCGACGATGAGCAAGTGGCAGACCGAATTGGACGGACGGGCCTGGAACAGCCTGTATCTGAACAATCACGACCAGCCCCGCATGGTTTCAAGGTTCGGCAACGACACCGCGGCTTATCGCGTGTTGTCGGCGAAAATGCTGGGCACCTTCCTCCACATGATGCAGGGAACGCCTTATATCTATCAGGGCGAAGAGCTGGGCATGACCAATGTCCGCTTCGCATCGCTGGCCGATTACAACGATCTGGAGATCCACAACATGTACCGGGAACGCGTAACCGAAGGCGGCGCCGATCCCGCGATGGTGATGGAATCCATCTATGTGAAGGGGCGGGACAACGCCCGCACGCCGATGCAGTGGGATGACGGAGAGAACGCGGGATTCACGACCGGACGGCCGTGGCTTCAGGTCAACCCGAATTATACGGCCATCAACGCGAAAGCGGCGTTGGCGGATCCGGACTCGATCTATTACTACTATCAGGAGCTCATCCGGCTCCGGAAGAGCCATGACATTATCGTTTACGGCAGCTTCGAGCTGATTTTGGCGGACCATGAGCAGATATACGCCTATACGAGAAAGCTGGGGAACGAACGGCTGCTCGTGCTGATCAATTTTACCGAACGGGATGCTTCTTATGAACTGGAGGCATCGGCGTTCCCGGGGCAAGGCACGAGATTGATCGGCAATTACGAGACGGTTGCGGAACCGGCGTTGAGCGGCGTGTTGAGACCTTATGAAGCACAAGTGATTCTGTACCGGGCAGAGGACTAAAAGTCGAGGGGAGAAATCGTGGCAATGAGCAAATGTGATTCTGTACCGGGCAGAGGACTAAAAGTCGAGGGGAGAAATCGTGGCAATGAGCAAATTTCGGATCGGTCTCATCGGGCTCGGAGGAATGGCCCAAGCCCATATCCGTTGGATGAAGGAGAACGGCGACAATTTGGAGCTCGTCGCGGTCAGCGACGTGAACCCGGATGCTTTGGCAAAAGTCGGGGCGGAGTGCGGGATCGCGGAAGATAAACGGTATGCCGATTTCGTCAGTCTGATCGCGGACCCGGACGTGGATGCCATCGTTTCGGCCACGCCAAACCATACGCATGCGGACATCGTTCGCGCCTGTCTGGAAGCGGGAAAACCTTTCATGGCCGAGAAGCCGTTTACCCGCGTTTTCGAGGAGGCGGTTCCGCTTCTGCAGCTGTACGAGCAGAAGCCGGTGCCGGCCATGATCGGTTTTAGCTACCGCTATACCCCGGCATTCCGTTACGCCAGGGAGCTGATTCGGGAAGGCAAGATCGGCGCCGTCCGAAGCTTTTCGATTCAATATCTGCAGGGCTGGGGAGGGGCGCCATACAAAGTTCCCTATGTCTGGCGGTTCGACCGGAGGATTACGGGGACGGGTACGCTGGGCGACTTGGGTTCGCATATGATCGATATGGCCCGGTTTCTGTTCGGGGAATTCCAAGAGCTGTCGGCGCAGCTGCATACGATCATTCCCGAGCGACCGCATCCATCGACGGGCGAGATGGTTCGCATCGAGGTGGATGATTTCGCGAGTTTCCAAGCCAGAATGACGGGGGATGTCATGGGCGTCTTCCAGACGACGCGCAACGCCATCGGTTCCGGCAATCAGCATGAGGTATCCATTTACGGAGATTTCGGGACGATCCACGCATCCACGCTGGATCCGGACCGGATCGTCTGGATCCGCGAAGAGGAGAAGGGCCAGCTGGCAAAGACGGAGCTCGATGTGCCTAAGCACTGCAAGGTTTCTCAATATGAGGACTTCATCGCGATGCTGAAAGGACAGGAGCCGGACGGACTTCCGGGTTTGATGGACGGTTACCGCAACCAGGAAGTGCTGGACGCCATCGTCCGGGCGGATGAGCAGCGAACGGTAATCCGATTGTAAGTGTAGGAATCCGTATGAATCCGTCTGAATTGTACTCAACCGCAACGGAACTCAGCGACCTTATTTCTTGTTTTCGAGCCCGTTTGGGAGACTAGCGGAACCATACGCCGTTATTCCGCAATTTCGAGGCCAATTCTTCGTGATACTCGGACGATAACGTCGCTGAGTTCCGTTAGAATCTAAAAATGACGTTTGTCCGACGAATAACGCTTCTCAGTTCCGTAAGCAAGGGGCTGTCCCATAAACTTTTGGGACGGCCTCTTTATGTTTACGGCTTTAGAAAATAAAAAATTCTCGCTTGACATAAACTAACGTAATTAGTTAATATGCTATTATAGATAGCAAACATTTTGGAGGTTGTTCTCATGAAATTGTCCTTGATCGCCATGTTCACTTTAGCGTGCATGTTTCTTCTCGAGCTGGCTTCTTTGGCCGCCTTCGCCCGTTGGGGCCACCGGTTTGGCCTGTGGGCCGCGATCGGCATTCCCGTTCTCGTGCTGGTCGTCTGGTCGCTGTTCCTGGCCCCGAAGGCCTCTATACCGGTCTTTTTCCCTCCGGTTCGTGAAGTGCTGAAACTCGTCGTTTTCGCCGCGGCGTCGGCCGCCTTGTACGCAAGCGGGCTTTCCGGCTGGGCGGTTGCCATGCTCGCCGTTTCCGTGATCGTCGTGGCCCTGATCTTCTCGTTAGGACTGGTTTCGGAGATGCCGGACGATATCGCAAAGTAAGCAAAACGGGGCGCTCCGTCAGGAGCACCCCGCTTGCTTGTTCGTTATGATGCGTGCCGTATCCAATGCGAGGGAGTGGTGAGGGATGGCGGCAGTTTCGTGCGGGCATCGCCTTTCGCCGCATTCAACTGGGCTTGGGTAAGAAAGAGAGTGTCGGTGAGATCGGCACCGCTGAGGTCGGCGTCCCGGAAATCGGCTCCGATCAGGTCGGCCCCTCTGAGGTCTGCGTCTCTCAAGTCGGCCGCGATCAGATACGCGCCTCTCAGGTTGGCGCTTCTTAGATCGGCGCCGCGCAGCTTCGCGCCGATGAGATCGGCTCCCCGGCCGATCGCTTTTTTATGTTTGGGCGGACGCTGAGCTTTGTGGCGGGATGCGGCCCGTGCGAGTTCGCTGGCGCGTAGAAGCAGACCGTTCACTTCGGCCCGATGAGACGCGACGTCCAACCGAAGCAGCGCTTCGGCATCCAAATCGGCGAGACGTTCCGTTTCGTCGAACGCTTTACGGAGCTCTTCCCGAATCGGGAGAGCGGCGTCCATGGTCATGGCCTCGGAGAGATACCACAGCAGCTCGTGAAGCTGCCGCATGACCGGAAGAACCTCGAACATCGTTTTCGCGGAACTTGGGTTTTGACGCCAGTCCTGTCCATGGAAAGTGGATTGTGAAACCTTCTGGCCGGCGCCGAAACAATCGAATACGGTACAGCCCCGGAAGCCCAGAGGCCGGAGCCGGTCATGCACGCCGCAGCGGAAGTCCTCCCTGAGGTTCGGACAGGGGTGGCCGGCGTTTTTGTCGATGGCGAAATCGGCCGAAGCCGAGAAAGGCAGCGCGACGCAGCACAAGCCGAAACAGCTCTCGCAGTCGGCTTGCAGGCGGGAGCGGTCGCCGCCGGGAACAAGCGGGTTAGATTCGGAACGTTCGGACATGAAGAAGCCTCCCTTTGCTTCTTTCCATGGTAGTATTGTATATTTTGATCGTCAATGGTACGGGAAGGGAGCAAGTTGAAGTGATCGATAGACGGGAAAGCCAGCTCGAGGCTGCGGAACGATTCGCGAAGGCGGAGCTGGGGAACGATCTGTCCGGCCATGATTGGTGGCACATTCACCGCGTCGACCGGATGGCGGCTCGGCTTGCGGCCGAGGAGGGAGCGGACGCGTTCGTTTGCCGCATGGCGGCGCTGCTTCATGACGTGGCGGACGAAAAACTGAACGAATCGAAGGAAGCCGGGCTCGCGAAAGTCCGCGATTGGCTTCGCAGCGAGCAGGTCGCTGAGGAAGATTCGGCTCACGTCCTGGAGATCATCTCCACGATGTCTTACAATGGCGGCCAAAATCCGCCGATGCGTACGATCGAGGGGAAAGTCGTCCAGGATGCGGACCGTCTCGACGCGATCGGGGCGATCGCGATCGCCAGGGCCTTCGTCTATGCCGGGTGGAAGGGCCATCCGATGCACGACCCGCACTTGCCGCCCCGCGAGTCGATGACCGCCGAGCAGTACCGGTTGGGAAAAACGACCGCCATCAACCATTTCCACGAGAAGCTGCTGAAGCTGAAGGACCTCATCAACACGCCGGCAGCGAAACGAATCGCGGAGGAGCGGCATCGCTATATGGAAGAATACGTGAACCGCTTTTACGAGGAATGGGAAGGTTAAAGGCTGGGGGATGCTTACGGAACTGAGAAGCGTTATTCGTCGGACAAACGTCAATTTGAGAATCTAACGGAACTGAGCGACGTTATCGTCCTGATATCACGAAGAAACGGCCTCGAAATGGCTGAATAGCGCCGCTGAGTTCCGTTAGCATCCCGAACGGGGGTTATTTGCAGGAATAAGGTCGCTGAGTTCCGTTGCGAATGCATCGGAGTAGGTTCTCGGCCAGACAACAAAGAAGATCGCCATTATCTCGCCTAGCAGGCAGGATATTGGCGATCTTCTTTACCGTTTACTTGCTGTACATCGTCACGGCTGCGGAAGTGACGTTGACGGCCGAGCCGGTAATGGCCTTGATGACGGCGGTCGAGACGTAGGCGCTTTCCCCGAAGGAGCGGATCGCTTGAACCGCCGCCACCTTCTTGCCGTCGATCGTCACGGCTTGCTTGCGCAAGTCGACGGTCACCTTTTTGCCTTCGTGCTCAAAATGGATGAGCCGTTTGTCCGGGTCCCAATCGATCTGCGAGCCGAACGACTCGAAAACGTAGCGCAGCGGGACATACGTCACGCCGCTCGCCACGCGAGGAGAGGGGACGTCGATCAGCTCGATCGTGCCGTTCAGCTTCCCGGTCGCAGACTTCCGGGACAGCGTCAGCGTCTGCCGGCGGTCCGGCAGCAGCAGCTGTTTCGCAGCGTTGGCGGCGGCCTCCGGCCTTTCGATATAAACGTCGGGCGTCAGGCCCGTTTTCTGGATCGAAGTGCCGTCGGGCAGCTCCCAGTTGTCGATCGACACCTTCAGCTCGCTTCCGTTCGGCAAATCATACGGCGCCTGCATCGTGCCTTTGCCGTAGGATGTGACGCCGACGAGTTTGGCCCGGCCGTTCCGCTGCAGGGCACCCGCCAGCATCTCGGAAGCGCTGGCCGTATTCTCGTCGATCAGCACGGTGACGGGGAGATCCGTGCCCTCGGAATCCGCCTCGATCGCCGCTTCCTCCCCTTGGTCGTGAACGATGAGGATTTTGCCCGACTTCAGGAATTGATCCGCGACTTGAAGCGCGGCCAGTACGGAACCGCCGCCGTTGCCCCGCAAGTCGAGCACGAGGCCTTTCGGCTTTTTGGCCGTCGCGGCTTTCAGCGCTTGATCGAATTCGGAAGCCGTATTGTCGCCGAACGTAAAAATGCGAATGTACGCGATGCCGTCCCCGAGATCGTCCGAGCTGACTTCAGGCAGCTGCAGGCTCGCGCGAATCACCGTGAAATCGATCCGCTTGCCGTTCCTGACGACTTGGAGTGTGACGGCCGTGCCTTCCTTGCCGCGAATTTTCGCGGGCGCGGCTTCGAGCGTGTCGGCCGTGACGGCAACGCCGTCGATTCCGACGATCCGGTCACCGGCCAGGATGCCGGCTTTGGAGGCAGGCGCGTCCGCCACTAGACCGGCCACGACCAGCGCCGGGCTTTCCTCGTCCGCTTCAATCGTGATACCGATGCCGGCGTACGATTGGTTGATCGCGTTCATGAAGTCCTGGTACTCTTCGGCGGACATGTAATTGCTGAAGGGGTCGTCCAGCGAGTCCAGCATTCCCTTGATGGCCGCTTGCAGCAGCGCGTTCTCGTCCGGATGCGTATAGTGGTTATCCAGGATGAGATGGAAGGCTTCGAGCAGGGTGTCGTCGGATTTCTGCTGGGCCGCGAATGTCTGGAGCGGTGCAAGCTGAAGGGCGAGGGCGGCCAGCGCGCCGATGAGCAGGCGCCGCACTCGCGGCGCTGTCGTTCTTTTCATGGATGAAGGAAGCCTCCTTATGTAAAAGCACTTCTTAAAAACTGTGATATAGAGCACAAAAGAATTGCCGGTCGGAACACAGAAAAATCCGGCTGGGAATTATATCATATATTTGTGGGTCGAATGCCATTTGCGAGAGTCCGAGACGACTTGATCGGGACCGGCAATCGCCTTCAAGGTCTCCAAGTCGAGTATGGAAAATTGCTTGTTCCGGATCCGGATCACGCCCTCCTGCTGAAGCTCCTGAAGCGCCCTGGCCGCCGTCTCGCGGCCGACGCCGATCATGTTCGCGAAGTGCTGCTGGGTCACCTTCCATTGAATTTCAAGGCCCTGATCCGTTTCCTTGCCGAAGTTGGAGCCCAAATCGAGCAGAAGGTTCGCGACGCGCACCCTCGTATCGAGGAAAGCCAGGTACTGCAGCTTGCGGTCCGCCTGGTTCAGGCGTTCGCTCACGACGTAGAAAGCTTTGCGAAGAATTTCGGGATACTTCTTCGTCAACGCTTCCAGGTCGGATTTCTTGATCATCCAGAGGACGGACTTCTCGATCGCGGCGACGGACGCCATGCGGTACTTGTCGTAATGGAAAACCTCCAATTCCCCGATCGATTCCCCGGCAAACTGATGGCCAAGCACGATCTCCCGATCCGCATCTTGGCGGTAGATTTTGAGAGCTCCGGTTTTGATGATGTACATCTCGCGGCACTCGTCGCCATGGAAGAAAACAACCGAGCCTTTGGGATAATGCCGCTCGGCGAAAAGGGACAGCACGGCTTCCCGATCCTCATCACGGATGATGCCTTGGAAGAACGGCGTATCGAGAGCGGTTGGATGCATGGGAAAGGCTCCTTTGCGGGTGCGTGCGCACGCTCCATAAATTGTAACATCGGCAGGGCCGCGGGGAAAGGAAGCGATGGACCATAGACACGACGGAAACGGTTAGGGTGGAGCAATCGCCGGCCGAAGAGGAAGGGTGGAGGCGGCTGATGCTCTATTTCGACGTTCTTCAAGCGTTAAAAGAGAAGCTCTCGGAGCCGGAATACCGGGATTACCGGCTTTCTTCGAGCGGCAGGACGCTTTACGTCACGCAAGAGTCGGACAAGTCGATCGCCTATCGGATTACCTTCAAATATGCAGAACGTAAAGAAACGCACTTTGTTGCAGTTCACGATGCAGGAGAGGAGCGCGCGGTGAAACTGGCTCTCGAGTTGGCCCGAATGCTGGGCTGCGATCTCCCGCTCGAAGCCGTGCAACTCGGAAATGCCTGCCAGGGCGAATCTTCCGGAGGGACGAAATACCGGATTGCGCCGAATCCCGCGCAGCCGGCCCAACTGGATATTTACCTCGGAACCCGATAACGAAAACAGCCCTCGCGGACGCAAAATGGTCTGCAGAGGGCTGTTTTGCTCATCATTCGATATTAAACGATCGTGCTGCCGTCGTAGGAAACGATGGTACGGTACAGTTCCGGCCGGCGGTCGCGGAAAATGCCCCATTCGATCCGCTGGATCTCCAGCTGGTCCAAGTCGAACTCGGCCGTCAGCACCGTCTCATCCGTCCGTCCGGCTTCCTCGACCATGTTGCCTTGCGGCCCGGCGATGAACGAGGAGCCGTAGAACGTGATGGTCGAGTCGTCGTCGCTTTCTGCGCCAATGCGGTTCGAAGCGATGACCGGCATCAGGTTCGAAGCGGCGTGGCCGCGCATGCACATCTGCCAGTGGTCCTTCGAGTCGATCGAGCCGTCCTGCGGCTCCGAGCCGATCGCCGTCGGATAGAACAGCAGCTCGGCGCCCATCAGCGCCATGCAGCGGGCGGCTTCGGGATACCACTGGTCCCAGCAGACGCCGACGCCGATTTTGGCGTAACGGGTTTTCCACACCTGGAAGCCGGTGTCGCCCGGATTGAAGTAGAACTTCTCTTCGTACCCGGGGCCGTCCGGGATGTGGCTTTTGCGGTAATGGCCGAGGATTTCGCCGTCCGCGTCGATGACCGCGAGCGAGTTGTAACGGGCGTAGTTCTTCTTCTCGTAGAAGCTGATCGGAAGCACGACCTGGAGCTCCTTGGCGACCTTCTTGAAATGGTTGACCGCCTTGTTCTCCTCCAGCTCCGTCGCGTAGACGTAGTAGTCGGACTTCTCCTTCTGGCAGAAGTAAGGCGTTTCGAACAGCTCTTGCAGCAAAATGATCTGAGCGCCTTCCGCCGCGGCTTGGCGCACGAGTTT contains:
- a CDS encoding glycoside hydrolase family 66 protein encodes the protein MRIRISTAIAAVAVSALVLQACSFTKSHPDVVKIGESGGIAELTSDQARYEPGKPVRLQLRLKDASQGDALLVRYSHLSDNLKEETVKMDGATASWSWEPPKDDYQGYYVDVFLKHGGDYVDHAGIGVDISSDWGKFPRYGYLADFGEMTEDAQKAVMDRLNRLHLNGLQFYDWQSKHHDPLPMEGGQPASDWTDIANRTISAQTVKSYIDEAHARGMKAMNYNLLFGANAGYEQDGAKQEWGLFKDPVHEEQDQHPLPSSWKSNIFLMNPANEDWQRYLLGQEKKAFETLGFDGYHVDQLGDRGGVFDYGGNLVDLPAAYRSFLEAAKKDLHVDYVMNAVNQFGQQEIAKSPVKFLYTEVWMNEMQDLKDVIDQNGMLSQHRKNTVVAAYMNYDLADGPGQFNAPGVLLADAAIFAAGGSHLEAGEGLLAKEYFPNRNLAVPDALWRQLQHYYDFLTAYENLLRDGATEAAQPLKAVEGPPLSDNPETGKLWAFAKDKGDTSIVHLINLTNADSTQWKDAKGTQPEPAMLQGLKYRLQPKEGKKVKRIWLATPDLYGGSPIPLSFKKDGEAMDIEVPNLKYWDMIVIEYE
- a CDS encoding glycoside hydrolase family 13 protein; amino-acid sequence: MRKSWWKESVVYQIYPRSFQDSNGDGIGDIPGIISRLDYLHNLGVDVIWLSPVYRSPNDDNGYDISDYQAIMDEFGTMEDWEALLKGLHDRGMKLMMDLVVNHTSDEHAWFVESRKSKDNAYRDYYIWRPGKDDGREPNNWVSFFSGSAWQYDEATDEYFLHLFSKKQPDLNWENPKVRQEVYDMMTWWLEKGVDGFRMDVINLISKTEGLPSVGNDRYAWGGDHFMNGPKVHEYLREMNERVLSKFDTITVGEAPGASPEEAIRYANLDGSELNMVFQFEHMDLDSGAGGKWDLRPWRLADLKATMSKWQTELDGRAWNSLYLNNHDQPRMVSRFGNDTAAYRVLSAKMLGTFLHMMQGTPYIYQGEELGMTNVRFASLADYNDLEIHNMYRERVTEGGADPAMVMESIYVKGRDNARTPMQWDDGENAGFTTGRPWLQVNPNYTAINAKAALADPDSIYYYYQELIRLRKSHDIIVYGSFELILADHEQIYAYTRKLGNERLLVLINFTERDASYELEASAFPGQGTRLIGNYETVAEPALSGVLRPYEAQVILYRAED
- a CDS encoding Gfo/Idh/MocA family protein; the encoded protein is MSKFRIGLIGLGGMAQAHIRWMKENGDNLELVAVSDVNPDALAKVGAECGIAEDKRYADFVSLIADPDVDAIVSATPNHTHADIVRACLEAGKPFMAEKPFTRVFEEAVPLLQLYEQKPVPAMIGFSYRYTPAFRYARELIREGKIGAVRSFSIQYLQGWGGAPYKVPYVWRFDRRITGTGTLGDLGSHMIDMARFLFGEFQELSAQLHTIIPERPHPSTGEMVRIEVDDFASFQARMTGDVMGVFQTTRNAIGSGNQHEVSIYGDFGTIHASTLDPDRIVWIREEEKGQLAKTELDVPKHCKVSQYEDFIAMLKGQEPDGLPGLMDGYRNQEVLDAIVRADEQRTVIRL
- a CDS encoding YrdB family protein; its protein translation is MKLSLIAMFTLACMFLLELASLAAFARWGHRFGLWAAIGIPVLVLVVWSLFLAPKASIPVFFPPVREVLKLVVFAAASAALYASGLSGWAVAMLAVSVIVVALIFSLGLVSEMPDDIAK
- a CDS encoding pentapeptide repeat-containing protein; this encodes MSERSESNPLVPGGDRSRLQADCESCFGLCCVALPFSASADFAIDKNAGHPCPNLREDFRCGVHDRLRPLGFRGCTVFDCFGAGQKVSQSTFHGQDWRQNPSSAKTMFEVLPVMRQLHELLWYLSEAMTMDAALPIREELRKAFDETERLADLDAEALLRLDVASHRAEVNGLLLRASELARAASRHKAQRPPKHKKAIGRGADLIGAKLRGADLRSANLRGAYLIAADLRDADLRGADLIGADFRDADLSGADLTDTLFLTQAQLNAAKGDARTKLPPSLTTPSHWIRHAS
- a CDS encoding HD domain-containing protein, with protein sequence MDRRESQLEAAERFAKAELGNDLSGHDWWHIHRVDRMAARLAAEEGADAFVCRMAALLHDVADEKLNESKEAGLAKVRDWLRSEQVAEEDSAHVLEIISTMSYNGGQNPPMRTIEGKVVQDADRLDAIGAIAIARAFVYAGWKGHPMHDPHLPPRESMTAEQYRLGKTTAINHFHEKLLKLKDLINTPAAKRIAEERHRYMEEYVNRFYEEWEG
- a CDS encoding S41 family peptidase, whose protein sequence is MKRTTAPRVRRLLIGALAALALQLAPLQTFAAQQKSDDTLLEAFHLILDNHYTHPDENALLQAAIKGMLDSLDDPFSNYMSAEEYQDFMNAINQSYAGIGITIEADEESPALVVAGLVADAPASKAGILAGDRIVGIDGVAVTADTLEAAPAKIRGKEGTAVTLQVVRNGKRIDFTVIRASLQLPEVSSDDLGDGIAYIRIFTFGDNTASEFDQALKAATAKKPKGLVLDLRGNGGGSVLAALQVADQFLKSGKILIVHDQGEEAAIEADSEGTDLPVTVLIDENTASASEMLAGALQRNGRAKLVGVTSYGKGTMQAPYDLPNGSELKVSIDNWELPDGTSIQKTGLTPDVYIERPEAAANAAKQLLLPDRRQTLTLSRKSATGKLNGTIELIDVPSPRVASGVTYVPLRYVFESFGSQIDWDPDKRLIHFEHEGKKVTVDLRKQAVTIDGKKVAAVQAIRSFGESAYVSTAVIKAITGSAVNVTSAAVTMYSK
- a CDS encoding Crp/Fnr family transcriptional regulator — translated: MHPTALDTPFFQGIIRDEDREAVLSLFAERHYPKGSVVFFHGDECREMYIIKTGALKIYRQDADREIVLGHQFAGESIGELEVFHYDKYRMASVAAIEKSVLWMIKKSDLEALTKKYPEILRKAFYVVSERLNQADRKLQYLAFLDTRVRVANLLLDLGSNFGKETDQGLEIQWKVTQQHFANMIGVGRETAARALQELQQEGVIRIRNKQFSILDLETLKAIAGPDQVVSDSRKWHSTHKYMI
- the aguB gene encoding N-carbamoylputrescine amidase, translated to MRKVKVAATQMSCSCDIYENIAKADKLVRQAAAEGAQIILLQELFETPYFCQKEKSDYYVYATELEENKAVNHFKKVAKELQVVLPISFYEKKNYARYNSLAVIDADGEILGHYRKSHIPDGPGYEEKFYFNPGDTGFQVWKTRYAKIGVGVCWDQWYPEAARCMALMGAELLFYPTAIGSEPQDGSIDSKDHWQMCMRGHAASNLMPVIASNRIGAESDDDSTITFYGSSFIAGPQGNMVEEAGRTDETVLTAEFDLDQLEIQRIEWGIFRDRRPELYRTIVSYDGSTIV